The Mucilaginibacter rubeus genomic interval AAGGAGAAGGTTTGTCCAGGCCAAGCGCCGAATAGGGCGCAAGCAGGTTTTAATGTGACAGTAAATGGAAATTAAGAAATTAGTTTAAAGCAGATATTTTACGGTATCAAAAGCTTTGCGTAAGCGATATCGGCTCAATTCAAACAGGATATATCTTTTAATATATAACAGCAGAAGCATTTTCTTTTGTATCCCGCGGTAATGAAAACGCCTGATAATCAAATTGAAATCGCTGATAACCATCTCCATACGAGCTTCGTTTTTGATCATGCTCCAAACACCTCCAACATGATTCCGGTAACAACTCATCACCTCGGGCATCACATATATTTTACGACCGGTATTGAATGTGGCGAAAAGTTTGAAGAATTTATCTGCCGCGTAACAGCTCGAATACCAATTTGTCTGGAATAATTCGTGCACTTGAGGGATATTATGGTAAACAAGTGTTGCTGTTTTAGTTTCGGCCTGTCTGCCAACCAATAAATCATGATAAGTGTATTCAAGCGGAACCGGATTTTCTTCCACGTTAAGCGTGTTGTTATGGATATCAATCACCCTTGTATAATGACAGCAAAT includes:
- a CDS encoding glycosyltransferase family 2 protein codes for the protein MITSQDLMVSVCCTTYNHKDFIAQTIESFLMQETNFRYEIVIGDDCSTDGTTEIVRSYKERYPDKIKIIYPEKNRGAHLNTINSLSACEGKYIALCDGDDYWTNPQKLQKQVDFLENNPEYVICCHYTRVIDIHNNTLNVEENPVPLEYTYHDLLVGRQAETKTATLVYHNIPQVHELFQTNWYSSCYAADKFFKLFATFNTGRKIYVMPEVMSCYRNHVGGVWSMIKNEARMEMVISDFNLIIRRFHYRGIQKKMLLLLYIKRYILFELSRYRLRKAFDTVKYLL